Proteins from a genomic interval of Haliaeetus albicilla chromosome 13, bHalAlb1.1, whole genome shotgun sequence:
- the LOC104321118 gene encoding cullin-9-like isoform X1, translated as MVNERHNGNLLVHLGAKLQAYPEELLRQRRGYDGQPEYLIQWSIISLEERAVEGSSASSAETKPENISMWMSAEEVCASCPALLGKRKLEGQWVKEEKAASPFAADVPLDEASLLEMKADVRSLTQRAGRQMAETGAPESSILNTIHVLSAYASIGSLAGAFKETGALDLLMKMLCHKEKQIRRSAGKMLRALASHDAGSWAYVLLSLSQQDGIEQHMDFDSRYTLLELFAETTSSEEHCMSFEGIHLPQIPGKLLFVLVKRYLCVTSLMDKLSSGVEQGGEQQDCVVRSPLAEERSRVKQEFEFSMAMANLILELVHVMGWDHGHKPEPLPQQELRPRTTRSIFQHRATSCTVAQAAPAPPPKEPSIFKTRSAFPSRSSYVEYVQANLARGMRVRMLEDYEQVSAGDEGDFRQSNDGTPPVQVYWQALGCTYWVHWHMVEIIGPSGQEEHEGQEKVSALTRNHKLAAVAQPFFCKPFGGLYSLPYLGEQPAKAAEALSRAEWWELLFFVKKLEVQEQKEIISLIQQDQGEQLSEVDEEALIQLSVPAELAQKMLRVLEQRCQGSAQCDLRGSHVYAKYFLGRGAEQDGGGGPAVSSEGAGCRSAGPEATAAKEDLSAATVPPQAPAVAAKSDSQLFSELLEREGLFFPEVTEEQIKALGSCEGASERGSLAKIAAVVDVVQSSSSEVGLRLAGLKHIVKILEEEPEPEQQVGRAQGGLGTRSVGEKLAKVAAELLSAEAAEKALVAVTLRLLAVLMAKYDWRVPFATEGGVRAVLACMRQHASSALVQQAGLAALKVLVGAAAGEPGGAGGKPLNHADAQMMREIFASIGSASSEGSSGLLSAIPAAVSTLQRVPGGSSGVRNGLLVVNMLMDGHRGLAEQLASCDLPRVLQSCWRDGQSAGCPHAMLALGAINRLAEHRLPPGPETAGREAPLDLRGVRTLLGGLGDGVLSKEVVVALERQLCGEGPVPSGEAARLLRDPRCFRLLLRSFELLGAEKGVSLSILRILNKFLDGYQEDVLPWHECVEPCLSSLSAHSSDREVVQEVVGFLHRLATASKDCAVVMCRVGTREALSKALDKHGTAPALAPALLDLVIDCEKYASLYKKLTTSILAGCIQLVLGQIEEHRRSHRPIGIPFFDVFLHNLCRGSSVEVKEDKCWEKVQVSSNPHRASKLTDRNPKTYWESNGSTGSHFITVHMQCGVVVREMSMLVASEDSSYMPARVVVLGGDSPATVRTELNAVTVLPSDSRVILLENMTRFWPVIQIRVKRCQQGGIDTRVRGIEVLGPKPTFWPIFKEQLCRRTFLSCTARAHAWCQEICRDRGRLLQLFGRLNRALQHEQGFADRFLPDDEAARALGRTCWEALVNPLVQSITSPDPCGISPLAWLLSEYLESVEPPGCAASRGAVFGSRVRRLTQLLVHVDPGGGLEPEEARTAGGKEGKNKEVPARAAKVAVEKSSSLRDISQCWRGVVQQQVQRFLEAAGQAPDLVERYCGLYQRLRGATEELFGQQAAFVLALGQGFAGALLQLSFLTTLHVSEQFARYLDVQIQELHGAAGSAGPLRRLQRILEPFVVFSGLELAHTFEHFYRHYLGDRLLAQGPSWLEGAIVEQIGLCFPSRFPQEMLSNLAESEELQQQFYLFQLQERDKRLLELDTDLDEAPGTASAADGPEVKVLALSPRCWPVSPFCYMDEPGRFFSAALSSPLDEFADFCRRSQSQLGWECTKPRRLQWTWLGHAELRFGDCVLHVSTLQMYILLCFNSAEEVAVEALLQATGLPADLVHHALTPLTHGEGVLVQSCTPGAPGALRLNQAALARASGRHLRLLPRQRYLRAERADVSALERKRNVLCCLITRILKLEKQLHIDNLVFRVIDACQKGELGPGLQFPSFCCHSVDVLSCVLHLLNQGYLRRQEERPHVLEYISAEPTTPPTSQVQPQVAFQTVEIKTAASPASAEKRQTFSTFR; from the exons ATGGTGAATGAGAGGCATAATGGCAACCTGCTTGTGCACCTGGGAGCCAAACTGCAGGCCTACCCGGAGGAGCTGCTCCGGCAGCGGCGAGGCTACGACGGCCAGCCCGAGTACCTGATCCAGTGGAGCATCATCAGCTTGGAAGAGAGAGCAGTGGAAGGCAGCAGTGCCTCCTCCGCAGAGACCAAGCCGGAGAACATCTCGATGTGGATGTCTGCAGAAGAGGTCTGTGCCAGCTGCCCGGCGCTGCTGGGCAAGAGGAAGCTGGAAGGGCAGTGGGTGAAAGAGGAGAAGGCAGCCAGCCCGTTCGCTGCAGATGTCCCGCTGGATGAAGCCTCGCTGCTGGAGATGAAGGCTGATGTCAGGAGCCTGACGCAGCGAGCTGGCCGGCAGATGGCCGAGACCGGGGCCCCGGAGTCCTCCATCCTCAACACCATCCATGTGCTGAGCGCGTACGCCAGCATTGGCTCGCTGGCGGGCGCCTTCAAGGAGACGGGAGCCCTCGACTTGCTGATGAAGATGCTGTGCCACAAGGAGAAGCAAATCCGCCGCAGTGCCGGCAAGATGCTGAGGGCCCTCGCTTCGCACGATGCAg GGAGCTGGGCCTATGTCCTGCTGTCGCTGAGCCAGCAGGATGGCATTGAGCAGCACATGGACTTCGACAGTCGCTACACCTTGCTGGAGCTGTTTGCCGAGACAACATCCTCTGAAGAGCACTGCATGTCCTTTGAGGGGATTCACCTTCCCCAG ATCCCCGGGAAGCTGCTGTTCGTTCTGGTGAAGCGCTACCTGTGTGTCACTTCTCTGATGGACAAGCTCAGCAGTGGCgtggagcagggaggggagcagcaggactGCGTTGTGCGGAGCCCGCTCGCTGAGGAGAGGAGCCGTGTGAAGCAGGAGTTTGAGTTCAGCATGGCTATGGCAAACCTTATCTTGGAGCTGGTGCACGTGATGGGCTGGGACCACGGCCACAAGCCAGAGCCACTGCCCCAACAGGAGCTGCGGCCTCGCACCACCCGCTCCATCTTCCAGCATAGGGCCACATCCTGCACCGTTGCTcaggcagcccctgctcccccacCAAAAGAGCCCAGCATCTTCAAGACGCGCTCGGCCTTCCCAAGCCGCAGCAGCTACGTGGAGTACGTGCAGGCAAACCTGGCGCGTGGCATGAGGGTACGCATGCTGGAGGACTATGAGCAGGTCAGCGCGGGGGATGAGGGTGACTTCCGCCAGAGCAACGACGGCACGCCGCCCGTGCAG GTGTACTGGCAAGCCCTGGGCTGTACCTACTGGGTTCACTGGCACATGGTGGAGATTATCGGCCCTTCGGGGCAAGAGGAGCATGAGGGCCAGGAGAAGGTGTCCGCCCTGACACGCAACCACAAATTGGCAGCAG tTGCGCAGCCGTTTTTCTGCAAGCCCTTTGGGGGCCTGTACTCTCTGCCTTACCTGGGGGAGCAGCCGGCCAAGGCTGCAGAGGCCCTGAGCCGTGCCGAGTGGTGGGAGCTGCTCTTCTTTGTGAAGAAGCTGGAAGTGCAGGAGCAGAAAGAGATCATCTCTCTCATCCAGCAGGACCAGGGGGAGCAG CTGTCGGAGGTGGATGAAGAAGCCCTGATCCAGCTGTCAGTACCTGCGGAGCTGGCCCAGAAGATGCTGCGGGTCTTGGAGCAGCGGTGCCAGGGCAGCGCTCAGTGTGACCTGCGCGGCTCCCACGTCTACGCCAAATACTTCCTCGGCAGGGGGGCCGAGCAGGATGGCGGGGGTGGCCCCGCGGTGTCCTCGGAGGGTGCCGGCTGCAGGAGCGCTGGCCCTGAAGCCACAGCGGCGAAGGAAGACCTTTCCGCAGCCACAGTGCCGCCCCAAGCCCCCGCTGTGGCGGCCAAGTCGGATTCCCAGCTGTTCAGCGAGCTCCTGGAGAGGGAAGGGCTGTTCTTCCCCGAGGTGACGGAGGAGCAGATCAAAG CGTTGGGCAGCTGCGAGGGGGCGAGCGAGAGGGGCTCGCTGGCCAAGATCGCAGCCGTGGTGGACGTGGTCCAGAGCAGCAGCTCGGAGGTGGGGCTGCGCTTAGCTGGGCTCAAGCACATCGTGAAGATCCTGGAGGAGGAGCCCGAGCCCGAGCAGCAAGTCGGCAGAGCCCAGGGCGGGCTGGGGACCAGGAGCGTTGG GGAGAAGCTGGCGAAGGTGGCGGCGGAGCTGCTGAGCGCCGAGGCGGCAGAGAAGGCCCTGGTGGCGGTGACGCTGCGGCTGCTGGCCGTGCTCATGGCAAAGTACGACTGGCGCGTGCCGTTCGCCACGGAGGGCGGCGTGCGGGCTGTGCTGGCCTGCATGCGGCAGCACGCCTCCTCTGCCCTGGTGCAGCAGGCCGGCCTGGCG GCCCTGAAGGTGTTGGTGGGAGCCGCGGCCGGTGAGCCGGGAGGTGCCGGTGGGAAGCCCCTGAACCACGCCGACGCGCAGATGATGCGGGAGATCTTTGCCAGCATCGGGTCTGCCTCCAGCGAGGGCTCGTCCGGCCTGCTGAGTGCCATCCCTGCTGCCGTCAGCACCCTGCAGAGGGTCCCAGG GGGCTCCTCAGGTGTGCGGAACGGCTTGCTGGTGGTGAACATGCTGATGGACGGCCACCGGGGCCTGGCGGAGCAGCTGGCGAGCTGCGATCTCCCcagggtgctgcagagctgctggcgGGACGGGCAGAGCGCCGGCTGCCCTCACGCGATGCTGGCCCTCGGCGCCATCAACCGCCTCGCGGAGCACCGGCTGCCCCCGGGCCCGGAGACGGCAG GCAGAGAGGCCCCGCTGGACCTGAGGGGCGTGCGGACGCTGCTGGGCGGCCTGGGGGACGGCGTCTTGTCcaaggaggtggtggtggcacTGGAGCGGCAGCTCTGCGGCGAAGGCCCCGTCCCCTCCGGCGAGGCGGCCCGGCTGCTGCGGGACCCCAGATGCTTCAGGCTGCTGCTGCGCAGCTTCGAGCTGCTGGGGGCGGAGAAGGGCGTGAGCCTGAGCATCCTCAG GATCCTGAACAAGTTCCTGGACGGTTACCAGGAGGACGTGCTGCCCTGGCACGAGTGTGTGGAGCCCTGTTTGTCCTCCCTGAGCGCCCACAGCAGCGACCGGGAG GTGGTGCAGGAGGTGGTCGGCTTCCTGCACCGGCTGGCCACCGCCAGCAAGGACTGCGCGGTGGTGATGTGCCGCGTGGGCACCCGCGAGGCTCTGTCCAAAGCCCTGGACAAGCACGGCACGGCTCCGGCGCTGGCGCCAGCCCTGCTCGACCTGGTGATCGACTGCGAGAAGTACGCCAGCCTCTACAAGAAGCTGACGACCAGCATCTTGGCCGGCTGCATCCAG CTGGTCCTGGGGCAGATTGAGGAGCACCGCCGGAGCCACCGGCCCATCGGCATCCCCTTCTTTGACGTCTTTCTGCACAACCTGTGCCGAG GCTCCAGCGTGGAGGTGAAGGAGGACAAGTGTTGGGAGAAGGTGCAGGTCTCCTCCAACCCCCACCGGGCCAGCAAGCTCACGGACAGGAACCCCAAGACCTACTGGGAGTCGAACGGCAGCACCGGCTCCCACTTCATCACCGTCCACATGCAGTGCGGCGTGGTGGTCAG GGAGATGAGCATGCTGGTGGCCAGCGAGGACTCCAGCTACATGCCGGCCCGCGTCGTGGTGCTGGGGGGAGACAGCCCAGCCACCGTCAGGACGGAGCTCAACGCG GTGACCGTCCTGCCCTCGGACAGCAGAGTGATCCTGCTGGAGAACATGACCCGCTTCTGGCCCGTCATCCAGATCCGGGTGAAGCGGTGCCAGCAG GGCGGCATTGACACACGTGTGCGTGGCATCGAGGTGCTGGGTCCCAAGCCGACTTTCTGGCCCATCTTCAAGGAGCAGCTGTGCCGGCGGACGTTCCTCTCCTGCACTGCTCGGGCTCACGCCTGGTGCCAGGAGATCTGCCGTGACCGGGGGCGACTGCTGCAGCTCTTCGGCAG GCTGAACCGGGCGCTGCAGCACGAGCAGGGCTTCGCCGACCGCTTCCTTCCCGACGACGAGGCGGCCCGCGCCTTGGGCAGGACGTGCTGGGAGGCCCTGGTGAACCCCTTGGTGCAGAGCATCACCAGCCCAG ACCCGTGCGGCATCAGCCCCCTGGCCTGGCTGCTGAGCGAGTACCTGGAGAGCGTGGAGCCGCCCGGCTGCGCCGCGAGCCGCGGTGCCGTCTTTGGTTCCCGTGTGCGGCGCCTGACCCAGCTCCTGGTGCACGTGGACCCCGGCGGCGGCCTGGAGCCGGAGGAGGCGAGGACAGCCG gcgggaaggaggggaagaacaAGGAGGTGCCGGCCAGGGCTGCGAAGGTGGCGGTGGAGAAGTCGAGCAGCCTGCGGGACATCTCGCAGTGCTGGCGTGGCGTGGTGCAGCAGCAG GTGCAGCGGTTCCTGGAGGCGGCGGGGCAGGCGCCGGACCTCGTGGAGCGATACTGCGGGCTGTACCAGCGCCTGCGCGGCGCCACGGAGGAGCTCTTCGGGCAGCAGGCCGCCTTCGTGCTGGCCCTGGGCCAGGGCTTCGCGGGGGCTTTGCTGCAGCTCTCCTTCCTTACCACCCTGCAC GTGAGCGAGCAGTTCGCCCGCTACCTTGACGTGCAGATCCAGGAGCTCCACGGGGCTGCGGGCAGCGCGGGGCCGCTGCGGCGGCTGCAGCGGATCCTGGAGCCCTTCGTCGTCTTCAGCGGCCTGGAGCTCGCCCACACCTTCGAGCACTTCTACCG GCACTACCTGGGGGACCGGCTCCTGGCGCAAGGGCCGTCGTGGCTGGAAGGAGCCATCGTGGAGCAGATCGGGCTGTGCTTCCCCAGCCGCTTCCCCCAAGAGATGCTGAGCAACTTGGCCGAGTCGGAGGAGCTCCAGCAGCAGTTCtacctcttccagctgcaggagcGGGACAAgcggctgctggagctggacaCGGACCTGGACGAG GCACCGGGGACGGCCTCGGCGGCGGACGGGCCAGAGGTGAAGGTGCTAGCCCTGTCCCCGCGCTGCTGGCCCGTTTCCCCGTTCTGCTACATGGATGAACCCGGGAGGTTTTTCTCGGCGGCGCTGAGCTCCCCGCTGGACGAATTCGCCGACTTCTGCCGGCGGA GCCAGagccagctgggctgggagTGCACGAAGCCCCGGCGGTTGCAGTGGACGTGGCTGGGCCACGCCGAGCTGCGGTTTGGAGACTGCGTCCTCCACGTGTCCACGCTGCAGATGTACATCCTGCTGTGCTTCAACAGCGCCGAG GAGGTGGCCGTGGAGGCCCTGCTGCAGGCTACGGGGCTCCCCGCTGACCTGGTGCACCACGCGCTGACGCCGCTGACCCACGGCGAGGGCGTCCTGGTGCAGAGCTGCACGCCGGGAG CTCCAGGTGCGCTGCGGCTGAACCAGGCGGCCCTGGCCCGTGCCTCTGGCCGCCACCTGAGGCTGCTGCCCCGGCAGAGGTA
- the LOC104321118 gene encoding cullin-9-like isoform X2, which translates to MVNERHNGNLLVHLGAKLQAYPEELLRQRRGYDGQPEYLIQWSIISLEERAVEGSSASSAETKPENISMWMSAEEVCASCPALLGKRKLEGQWVKEEKAASPFAADVPLDEASLLEMKADVRSLTQRAGRQMAETGAPESSILNTIHVLSAYASIGSLAGAFKETGALDLLMKMLCHKEKQIRRSAGKMLRALASHDAGSWAYVLLSLSQQDGIEQHMDFDSRYTLLELFAETTSSEEHCMSFEGIHLPQIPGKLLFVLVKRYLCVTSLMDKLSSGVEQGGEQQDCVVRSPLAEERSRVKQEFEFSMAMANLILELVHVMGWDHGHKPEPLPQQELRPRTTRSIFQHRATSCTVAQAAPAPPPKEPSIFKTRSAFPSRSSYVEYVQANLARGMRVRMLEDYEQVSAGDEGDFRQSNDGTPPVQVYWQALGCTYWVHWHMVEIIGPSGQEEHEGQEKVSALTRNHKLAAVAQPFFCKPFGGLYSLPYLGEQPAKAAEALSRAEWWELLFFVKKLEVQEQKEIISLIQQDQGEQLSEVDEEALIQLSVPAELAQKMLRVLEQRCQGSAQCDLRGSHVYAKYFLGRGAEQDGGGGPAVSSEGAGCRSAGPEATAAKEDLSAATVPPQAPAVAAKSDSQLFSELLEREGLFFPEVTEEQIKALGSCEGASERGSLAKIAAVVDVVQSSSSEVGLRLAGLKHIVKILEEEPEPEQQVGRAQGGLGTRSVGEKLAKVAAELLSAEAAEKALVAVTLRLLAVLMAKYDWRVPFATEGGVRAVLACMRQHASSALVQQAGLAALKVLVGAAAGEPGGAGGKPLNHADAQMMREIFASIGSASSEGSSGLLSAIPAAVSTLQRVPGGSSGVRNGLLVVNMLMDGHRGLAEQLASCDLPRVLQSCWRDGQSAGCPHAMLALGAINRLAEHRLPPGPETAGREAPLDLRGVRTLLGGLGDGVLSKEVVVALERQLCGEGPVPSGEAARLLRDPRCFRLLLRSFELLGAEKGVSLSILRILNKFLDGYQEDVLPWHECVEPCLSSLSAHSSDREVVQEVVGFLHRLATASKDCAVVMCRVGTREALSKALDKHGTAPALAPALLDLVIDCEKYASLYKKLTTSILAGCIQLVLGQIEEHRRSHRPIGIPFFDVFLHNLCRGSSVEVKEDKCWEKVQVSSNPHRASKLTDRNPKTYWESNGSTGSHFITVHMQCGVVVREMSMLVASEDSSYMPARVVVLGGDSPATVRTELNAVTVLPSDSRVILLENMTRFWPVIQIRVKRCQQVLGPKPTFWPIFKEQLCRRTFLSCTARAHAWCQEICRDRGRLLQLFGRLNRALQHEQGFADRFLPDDEAARALGRTCWEALVNPLVQSITSPDPCGISPLAWLLSEYLESVEPPGCAASRGAVFGSRVRRLTQLLVHVDPGGGLEPEEARTAGGKEGKNKEVPARAAKVAVEKSSSLRDISQCWRGVVQQQVQRFLEAAGQAPDLVERYCGLYQRLRGATEELFGQQAAFVLALGQGFAGALLQLSFLTTLHVSEQFARYLDVQIQELHGAAGSAGPLRRLQRILEPFVVFSGLELAHTFEHFYRHYLGDRLLAQGPSWLEGAIVEQIGLCFPSRFPQEMLSNLAESEELQQQFYLFQLQERDKRLLELDTDLDEAPGTASAADGPEVKVLALSPRCWPVSPFCYMDEPGRFFSAALSSPLDEFADFCRRSQSQLGWECTKPRRLQWTWLGHAELRFGDCVLHVSTLQMYILLCFNSAEEVAVEALLQATGLPADLVHHALTPLTHGEGVLVQSCTPGAPGALRLNQAALARASGRHLRLLPRQRYLRAERADVSALERKRNVLCCLITRILKLEKQLHIDNLVFRVIDACQKGELGPGLQFPSFCCHSVDVLSCVLHLLNQGYLRRQEERPHVLEYISAEPTTPPTSQVQPQVAFQTVEIKTAASPASAEKRQTFSTFR; encoded by the exons ATGGTGAATGAGAGGCATAATGGCAACCTGCTTGTGCACCTGGGAGCCAAACTGCAGGCCTACCCGGAGGAGCTGCTCCGGCAGCGGCGAGGCTACGACGGCCAGCCCGAGTACCTGATCCAGTGGAGCATCATCAGCTTGGAAGAGAGAGCAGTGGAAGGCAGCAGTGCCTCCTCCGCAGAGACCAAGCCGGAGAACATCTCGATGTGGATGTCTGCAGAAGAGGTCTGTGCCAGCTGCCCGGCGCTGCTGGGCAAGAGGAAGCTGGAAGGGCAGTGGGTGAAAGAGGAGAAGGCAGCCAGCCCGTTCGCTGCAGATGTCCCGCTGGATGAAGCCTCGCTGCTGGAGATGAAGGCTGATGTCAGGAGCCTGACGCAGCGAGCTGGCCGGCAGATGGCCGAGACCGGGGCCCCGGAGTCCTCCATCCTCAACACCATCCATGTGCTGAGCGCGTACGCCAGCATTGGCTCGCTGGCGGGCGCCTTCAAGGAGACGGGAGCCCTCGACTTGCTGATGAAGATGCTGTGCCACAAGGAGAAGCAAATCCGCCGCAGTGCCGGCAAGATGCTGAGGGCCCTCGCTTCGCACGATGCAg GGAGCTGGGCCTATGTCCTGCTGTCGCTGAGCCAGCAGGATGGCATTGAGCAGCACATGGACTTCGACAGTCGCTACACCTTGCTGGAGCTGTTTGCCGAGACAACATCCTCTGAAGAGCACTGCATGTCCTTTGAGGGGATTCACCTTCCCCAG ATCCCCGGGAAGCTGCTGTTCGTTCTGGTGAAGCGCTACCTGTGTGTCACTTCTCTGATGGACAAGCTCAGCAGTGGCgtggagcagggaggggagcagcaggactGCGTTGTGCGGAGCCCGCTCGCTGAGGAGAGGAGCCGTGTGAAGCAGGAGTTTGAGTTCAGCATGGCTATGGCAAACCTTATCTTGGAGCTGGTGCACGTGATGGGCTGGGACCACGGCCACAAGCCAGAGCCACTGCCCCAACAGGAGCTGCGGCCTCGCACCACCCGCTCCATCTTCCAGCATAGGGCCACATCCTGCACCGTTGCTcaggcagcccctgctcccccacCAAAAGAGCCCAGCATCTTCAAGACGCGCTCGGCCTTCCCAAGCCGCAGCAGCTACGTGGAGTACGTGCAGGCAAACCTGGCGCGTGGCATGAGGGTACGCATGCTGGAGGACTATGAGCAGGTCAGCGCGGGGGATGAGGGTGACTTCCGCCAGAGCAACGACGGCACGCCGCCCGTGCAG GTGTACTGGCAAGCCCTGGGCTGTACCTACTGGGTTCACTGGCACATGGTGGAGATTATCGGCCCTTCGGGGCAAGAGGAGCATGAGGGCCAGGAGAAGGTGTCCGCCCTGACACGCAACCACAAATTGGCAGCAG tTGCGCAGCCGTTTTTCTGCAAGCCCTTTGGGGGCCTGTACTCTCTGCCTTACCTGGGGGAGCAGCCGGCCAAGGCTGCAGAGGCCCTGAGCCGTGCCGAGTGGTGGGAGCTGCTCTTCTTTGTGAAGAAGCTGGAAGTGCAGGAGCAGAAAGAGATCATCTCTCTCATCCAGCAGGACCAGGGGGAGCAG CTGTCGGAGGTGGATGAAGAAGCCCTGATCCAGCTGTCAGTACCTGCGGAGCTGGCCCAGAAGATGCTGCGGGTCTTGGAGCAGCGGTGCCAGGGCAGCGCTCAGTGTGACCTGCGCGGCTCCCACGTCTACGCCAAATACTTCCTCGGCAGGGGGGCCGAGCAGGATGGCGGGGGTGGCCCCGCGGTGTCCTCGGAGGGTGCCGGCTGCAGGAGCGCTGGCCCTGAAGCCACAGCGGCGAAGGAAGACCTTTCCGCAGCCACAGTGCCGCCCCAAGCCCCCGCTGTGGCGGCCAAGTCGGATTCCCAGCTGTTCAGCGAGCTCCTGGAGAGGGAAGGGCTGTTCTTCCCCGAGGTGACGGAGGAGCAGATCAAAG CGTTGGGCAGCTGCGAGGGGGCGAGCGAGAGGGGCTCGCTGGCCAAGATCGCAGCCGTGGTGGACGTGGTCCAGAGCAGCAGCTCGGAGGTGGGGCTGCGCTTAGCTGGGCTCAAGCACATCGTGAAGATCCTGGAGGAGGAGCCCGAGCCCGAGCAGCAAGTCGGCAGAGCCCAGGGCGGGCTGGGGACCAGGAGCGTTGG GGAGAAGCTGGCGAAGGTGGCGGCGGAGCTGCTGAGCGCCGAGGCGGCAGAGAAGGCCCTGGTGGCGGTGACGCTGCGGCTGCTGGCCGTGCTCATGGCAAAGTACGACTGGCGCGTGCCGTTCGCCACGGAGGGCGGCGTGCGGGCTGTGCTGGCCTGCATGCGGCAGCACGCCTCCTCTGCCCTGGTGCAGCAGGCCGGCCTGGCG GCCCTGAAGGTGTTGGTGGGAGCCGCGGCCGGTGAGCCGGGAGGTGCCGGTGGGAAGCCCCTGAACCACGCCGACGCGCAGATGATGCGGGAGATCTTTGCCAGCATCGGGTCTGCCTCCAGCGAGGGCTCGTCCGGCCTGCTGAGTGCCATCCCTGCTGCCGTCAGCACCCTGCAGAGGGTCCCAGG GGGCTCCTCAGGTGTGCGGAACGGCTTGCTGGTGGTGAACATGCTGATGGACGGCCACCGGGGCCTGGCGGAGCAGCTGGCGAGCTGCGATCTCCCcagggtgctgcagagctgctggcgGGACGGGCAGAGCGCCGGCTGCCCTCACGCGATGCTGGCCCTCGGCGCCATCAACCGCCTCGCGGAGCACCGGCTGCCCCCGGGCCCGGAGACGGCAG GCAGAGAGGCCCCGCTGGACCTGAGGGGCGTGCGGACGCTGCTGGGCGGCCTGGGGGACGGCGTCTTGTCcaaggaggtggtggtggcacTGGAGCGGCAGCTCTGCGGCGAAGGCCCCGTCCCCTCCGGCGAGGCGGCCCGGCTGCTGCGGGACCCCAGATGCTTCAGGCTGCTGCTGCGCAGCTTCGAGCTGCTGGGGGCGGAGAAGGGCGTGAGCCTGAGCATCCTCAG GATCCTGAACAAGTTCCTGGACGGTTACCAGGAGGACGTGCTGCCCTGGCACGAGTGTGTGGAGCCCTGTTTGTCCTCCCTGAGCGCCCACAGCAGCGACCGGGAG GTGGTGCAGGAGGTGGTCGGCTTCCTGCACCGGCTGGCCACCGCCAGCAAGGACTGCGCGGTGGTGATGTGCCGCGTGGGCACCCGCGAGGCTCTGTCCAAAGCCCTGGACAAGCACGGCACGGCTCCGGCGCTGGCGCCAGCCCTGCTCGACCTGGTGATCGACTGCGAGAAGTACGCCAGCCTCTACAAGAAGCTGACGACCAGCATCTTGGCCGGCTGCATCCAG CTGGTCCTGGGGCAGATTGAGGAGCACCGCCGGAGCCACCGGCCCATCGGCATCCCCTTCTTTGACGTCTTTCTGCACAACCTGTGCCGAG GCTCCAGCGTGGAGGTGAAGGAGGACAAGTGTTGGGAGAAGGTGCAGGTCTCCTCCAACCCCCACCGGGCCAGCAAGCTCACGGACAGGAACCCCAAGACCTACTGGGAGTCGAACGGCAGCACCGGCTCCCACTTCATCACCGTCCACATGCAGTGCGGCGTGGTGGTCAG GGAGATGAGCATGCTGGTGGCCAGCGAGGACTCCAGCTACATGCCGGCCCGCGTCGTGGTGCTGGGGGGAGACAGCCCAGCCACCGTCAGGACGGAGCTCAACGCG GTGACCGTCCTGCCCTCGGACAGCAGAGTGATCCTGCTGGAGAACATGACCCGCTTCTGGCCCGTCATCCAGATCCGGGTGAAGCGGTGCCAGCAG GTGCTGGGTCCCAAGCCGACTTTCTGGCCCATCTTCAAGGAGCAGCTGTGCCGGCGGACGTTCCTCTCCTGCACTGCTCGGGCTCACGCCTGGTGCCAGGAGATCTGCCGTGACCGGGGGCGACTGCTGCAGCTCTTCGGCAG GCTGAACCGGGCGCTGCAGCACGAGCAGGGCTTCGCCGACCGCTTCCTTCCCGACGACGAGGCGGCCCGCGCCTTGGGCAGGACGTGCTGGGAGGCCCTGGTGAACCCCTTGGTGCAGAGCATCACCAGCCCAG ACCCGTGCGGCATCAGCCCCCTGGCCTGGCTGCTGAGCGAGTACCTGGAGAGCGTGGAGCCGCCCGGCTGCGCCGCGAGCCGCGGTGCCGTCTTTGGTTCCCGTGTGCGGCGCCTGACCCAGCTCCTGGTGCACGTGGACCCCGGCGGCGGCCTGGAGCCGGAGGAGGCGAGGACAGCCG gcgggaaggaggggaagaacaAGGAGGTGCCGGCCAGGGCTGCGAAGGTGGCGGTGGAGAAGTCGAGCAGCCTGCGGGACATCTCGCAGTGCTGGCGTGGCGTGGTGCAGCAGCAG GTGCAGCGGTTCCTGGAGGCGGCGGGGCAGGCGCCGGACCTCGTGGAGCGATACTGCGGGCTGTACCAGCGCCTGCGCGGCGCCACGGAGGAGCTCTTCGGGCAGCAGGCCGCCTTCGTGCTGGCCCTGGGCCAGGGCTTCGCGGGGGCTTTGCTGCAGCTCTCCTTCCTTACCACCCTGCAC GTGAGCGAGCAGTTCGCCCGCTACCTTGACGTGCAGATCCAGGAGCTCCACGGGGCTGCGGGCAGCGCGGGGCCGCTGCGGCGGCTGCAGCGGATCCTGGAGCCCTTCGTCGTCTTCAGCGGCCTGGAGCTCGCCCACACCTTCGAGCACTTCTACCG GCACTACCTGGGGGACCGGCTCCTGGCGCAAGGGCCGTCGTGGCTGGAAGGAGCCATCGTGGAGCAGATCGGGCTGTGCTTCCCCAGCCGCTTCCCCCAAGAGATGCTGAGCAACTTGGCCGAGTCGGAGGAGCTCCAGCAGCAGTTCtacctcttccagctgcaggagcGGGACAAgcggctgctggagctggacaCGGACCTGGACGAG GCACCGGGGACGGCCTCGGCGGCGGACGGGCCAGAGGTGAAGGTGCTAGCCCTGTCCCCGCGCTGCTGGCCCGTTTCCCCGTTCTGCTACATGGATGAACCCGGGAGGTTTTTCTCGGCGGCGCTGAGCTCCCCGCTGGACGAATTCGCCGACTTCTGCCGGCGGA GCCAGagccagctgggctgggagTGCACGAAGCCCCGGCGGTTGCAGTGGACGTGGCTGGGCCACGCCGAGCTGCGGTTTGGAGACTGCGTCCTCCACGTGTCCACGCTGCAGATGTACATCCTGCTGTGCTTCAACAGCGCCGAG GAGGTGGCCGTGGAGGCCCTGCTGCAGGCTACGGGGCTCCCCGCTGACCTGGTGCACCACGCGCTGACGCCGCTGACCCACGGCGAGGGCGTCCTGGTGCAGAGCTGCACGCCGGGAG CTCCAGGTGCGCTGCGGCTGAACCAGGCGGCCCTGGCCCGTGCCTCTGGCCGCCACCTGAGGCTGCTGCCCCGGCAGAGGTA